One genomic segment of Nocardia spumae includes these proteins:
- the zwf gene encoding glucose-6-phosphate dehydrogenase: MAGQKKTAAPGNPLREERDKRLPRIAGPCSMVIFGVTGDLSRKKLMPAIYDLANRGLLPPGFALVGFARRDYADEDFAKVVLAAVKAHARTPFRQEVWDQLSEGIRFVQGTFDDDAAFGTLAQTLKKLDAERGTGGNHAFYLSIPPNAFPVVLEQLSRTGLANPPDPGPGKPQPWRRVVIEKPFGHDLHSAQELNALVNRVFPEETVFRIDHYLGKETVQNLLALRFANELFEPIWNANYVDHVQITMAEDIGLGGRAGYYDGIGAARDVIQNHLLQLLALTAMEDPVNFQPRQLQIEKIKVLSATKLVEPLEETTARGQYEAGWQGSERVVGLLEEDGFDPNSRTETYAAITLNVDTRRWAGVPFYLRTGKRLGRRVTEIAVMFKRAPHLPFDQTMTEELGQNALVIRVQPDEGITMRFGSKVPGSSMEVRDVNMDFSYGESFTESSPEAYERLILDVLLGEPSLFPVNEEVELAWRILDPVLDHWAAGGMPEPYESGTWGPPSADEMLARTGREWRRP; the protein is encoded by the coding sequence ATGGCCGGTCAGAAGAAGACGGCCGCCCCGGGGAATCCGCTGCGCGAGGAGCGCGACAAGCGGCTTCCCCGGATCGCCGGCCCGTGCAGCATGGTGATCTTCGGGGTGACAGGCGATCTGTCACGCAAGAAGCTGATGCCGGCCATCTACGATCTCGCGAACCGAGGGCTGCTGCCCCCGGGTTTCGCGCTGGTCGGGTTCGCCCGGCGCGACTACGCCGACGAGGACTTCGCCAAGGTCGTCCTCGCGGCGGTCAAGGCGCACGCGCGCACCCCGTTCCGGCAGGAGGTGTGGGATCAGCTGTCGGAAGGTATCCGGTTCGTCCAGGGCACCTTCGACGACGACGCCGCCTTCGGGACCCTCGCGCAGACCTTGAAGAAGCTCGACGCCGAGCGCGGCACCGGCGGCAACCACGCGTTCTATCTGTCGATTCCGCCGAACGCGTTTCCCGTTGTGCTCGAACAGCTTTCCCGTACCGGACTGGCCAATCCGCCGGATCCGGGGCCGGGTAAGCCGCAGCCGTGGCGACGGGTGGTGATCGAGAAGCCGTTCGGGCACGATCTGCACAGCGCACAGGAACTCAACGCGCTGGTGAACCGGGTCTTCCCGGAAGAGACGGTCTTCCGCATCGACCACTACCTCGGCAAGGAAACGGTCCAGAACCTGCTGGCGCTGCGTTTCGCGAACGAACTGTTCGAACCGATCTGGAACGCCAACTACGTCGACCATGTCCAGATCACGATGGCCGAGGACATCGGCCTGGGCGGTCGCGCGGGCTATTACGACGGAATCGGCGCCGCCCGTGATGTCATCCAGAATCATCTGCTGCAATTGCTGGCGTTGACGGCGATGGAGGATCCGGTCAATTTCCAGCCGCGGCAGCTGCAGATCGAGAAGATCAAGGTGCTCTCGGCGACCAAACTGGTCGAACCCCTCGAGGAGACCACCGCCCGCGGCCAGTACGAGGCCGGATGGCAGGGCAGTGAACGTGTGGTGGGCCTGCTCGAGGAGGACGGTTTCGATCCGAACTCGCGCACCGAGACCTACGCCGCGATCACCCTCAACGTCGACACCCGCCGCTGGGCCGGGGTGCCGTTCTACCTGCGCACCGGAAAACGACTGGGCCGCAGGGTGACCGAGATCGCGGTCATGTTCAAACGCGCCCCGCATCTGCCCTTCGATCAGACGATGACCGAGGAGTTGGGGCAGAACGCACTGGTCATCCGGGTGCAGCCGGATGAGGGCATCACCATGCGGTTCGGGTCGAAGGTGCCCGGATCCAGCATGGAGGTCCGCGACGTCAACATGGACTTCAGCTACGGAGAATCGTTCACCGAGTCCTCCCCCGAGGCCTACGAGCGCCTCATCCTGGACGTACTGCTCGGCGAACCCTCGCTGTTCCCGGTCAACGAGGAGGTCGAATTGGCTTGGCGCATCCTCGATCCCGTACTCGATCACTGGGCAGCCGGCGGTATGCCCGAACCCTACGAGTCGGGCACCTGGGGCCCGCCCTCGGCCGACGAGATGCTCGCCCGCACCGGGCGCGAATGGCGGCGGCCATGA
- the tal gene encoding transaldolase — MAQNENLAELSKAGVSVWLDDLSRDRIRSGNLAELVATRSIVGVTTNPTIFQGALSQGHTYDDQVKELAAQGADADAAIRTITTDDVRSACDVLGEVFEATGGVDGRVSIEVDPRLAFDADKTVAQAVELWKIVDRPNLFIKIPATEEGLPAITKVITEGISVNVTLIFSVERYRSVMGAYLDGVRKARIAGHDIAHIHSVASFFVSRVDSEIDKRLDAIGTPEALALRGKAGIANARLAYAAYQDVFDGGEHTSTYSHLASGGANRQRPLWASTGVKNPDYPDTMYITELVAPNTVNTLPEKTLEAYADHGELRGDTVSGTAAEAQGVFDALTAAGVDLDDVFAVLEREGVEKFEKSWEELLTATTAELKSTGSN, encoded by the coding sequence ATGGCACAGAACGAGAATCTCGCCGAACTGTCGAAGGCCGGCGTATCGGTATGGCTCGACGATCTGTCACGCGACCGGATCCGCTCGGGTAACCTGGCCGAGCTCGTCGCCACCCGCAGCATCGTGGGCGTCACCACCAACCCGACCATCTTCCAGGGCGCCTTGAGCCAGGGCCACACCTACGACGATCAGGTGAAGGAGCTCGCCGCCCAGGGCGCCGATGCCGACGCCGCGATCCGCACCATCACCACCGACGATGTGCGCTCGGCCTGCGATGTGCTGGGCGAGGTCTTCGAGGCCACCGGCGGGGTGGACGGCCGGGTGTCGATCGAGGTCGACCCGCGGCTGGCATTCGACGCCGACAAGACCGTCGCGCAGGCGGTCGAGCTGTGGAAGATCGTCGACCGGCCGAATCTGTTCATCAAGATTCCGGCCACCGAGGAGGGCCTGCCCGCGATCACCAAGGTGATCACCGAGGGCATCAGCGTCAACGTCACGCTGATCTTCTCCGTCGAGCGCTACCGCAGCGTGATGGGCGCCTACCTCGACGGTGTCCGCAAGGCCCGCATCGCCGGGCACGACATCGCCCACATCCACTCGGTCGCGTCGTTCTTCGTCTCCCGGGTCGACAGCGAGATCGACAAGCGTCTCGACGCGATCGGAACGCCGGAGGCACTGGCGCTGCGTGGTAAGGCCGGAATCGCCAACGCACGTTTGGCCTATGCCGCGTACCAGGATGTCTTCGACGGTGGCGAGCACACCTCCACGTACTCGCATCTGGCCTCCGGTGGCGCCAACCGTCAGCGGCCGCTGTGGGCCTCGACGGGTGTGAAGAATCCGGATTACCCCGACACGATGTACATCACCGAGCTGGTGGCGCCGAATACGGTCAACACCTTGCCGGAGAAGACGCTCGAGGCCTATGCCGACCACGGCGAGCTGCGCGGCGACACGGTATCGGGCACCGCGGCCGAGGCGCAGGGCGTCTTCGACGCTCTCACCGCCGCCGGCGTCGACCTCGACGACGTCTTCGCCGTCCTCGAGCGTGAAGGTGTGGAGAAGTTCGAGAAGTCGTGGGAGGAACTGCTCACCGCGACGACCGCCGAGTTGAAGAGCACCGGAAGCAACTGA
- the tkt gene encoding transketolase, producing MSVTDDIRALTQPAHPADWTELDTRAVDTVRVLAADAVQNAGNGHPGTAMSLAPLAYTLYQRVLRYDPSDPEWVGRDRFVLSCGHSSLTQYIQLYLSGIGLELDDLKHLRQWGSLTPGHPEFRHTKGVEITTGPLGQGLASAVGMAMAARRERGLFDPAAPQGTSPFDHHIYVIASDGDIEEGVTSEASSLAGTQQLGNLIVFYDDNKISIEDDTSIALTEDTAERYRAYGWHVQIVEGGENVTGILEAVEAAKAVTDKPSFILLRTIIGYPAPTKMNTGAAHGAALGADEVAGVKKALGFDPDQSFAVDDEVIAHTRGNAADRAKSARAAWQEAYDAWAQANTENKALFDRLEQRRLPQGWAEALPSFEADEKGMATRKASGKVLAALAPVLPELWGGSADLAESNNTTMPGVPSFGPESISTGMWKAQPYGRTLHFGVREHAMGSILNGIALHGPTRPYGGTFLVFSDYMRPAVRLAALMRVPAIYVWTHDSIGLGEDGPTHQPIEHLAALRAIPGLNVVRPGDANETVYAWRTILELESAEQHSHFVPADHPHTDGPSALALTRQDVPTQEGTSYEGVSRGGYILAESSTATPQVILIATGSELQLAVAARTTLEEQGIGTRVVSMPCVEWFDAQDQSYRDEVLPPQITARVTVEAGIAMPWHRFTGSDGENVSIEHFGASAPYKVLFREFGLTAEAVVDAAQRSLAKVKG from the coding sequence GTGTCAGTCACAGACGACATCCGCGCCCTCACCCAGCCCGCACATCCGGCCGACTGGACCGAATTGGACACCAGAGCGGTCGACACCGTTCGTGTCCTGGCCGCCGACGCGGTCCAGAACGCCGGCAACGGCCATCCCGGTACCGCGATGAGCCTGGCGCCGTTGGCCTACACCCTCTATCAGCGGGTGCTGCGGTACGACCCGAGCGATCCGGAGTGGGTCGGCCGCGACCGATTCGTGCTCTCGTGCGGGCATTCCAGCCTGACCCAGTACATCCAGCTCTACCTGTCGGGTATCGGGCTCGAGCTCGACGACCTGAAGCATCTGCGGCAGTGGGGTTCGCTCACCCCCGGCCACCCGGAGTTCCGTCACACCAAGGGTGTGGAGATCACCACCGGTCCGCTCGGCCAGGGCCTGGCCTCCGCGGTCGGTATGGCGATGGCCGCCCGCCGCGAGCGCGGCCTGTTCGACCCGGCCGCACCGCAGGGCACCAGCCCGTTCGACCACCACATCTACGTCATCGCCTCCGACGGCGATATCGAAGAGGGCGTGACCTCCGAGGCCAGTTCGCTGGCGGGCACCCAGCAGCTGGGCAATCTCATCGTCTTCTACGACGACAACAAGATCTCCATCGAGGACGACACCTCGATCGCGCTGACCGAGGACACCGCCGAGCGCTACCGCGCCTACGGCTGGCACGTGCAGATCGTCGAGGGCGGGGAGAACGTCACCGGCATCCTCGAGGCCGTCGAGGCCGCCAAGGCGGTCACCGACAAGCCGTCGTTCATCCTGCTCCGCACCATTATCGGCTATCCGGCGCCCACCAAGATGAACACCGGCGCCGCGCACGGCGCCGCCCTGGGCGCCGACGAGGTCGCCGGGGTCAAGAAGGCACTGGGCTTCGATCCGGACCAGAGCTTCGCCGTCGACGACGAGGTCATCGCGCACACCCGAGGTAACGCCGCCGATCGCGCCAAGTCCGCCCGCGCCGCCTGGCAGGAGGCCTACGACGCCTGGGCCCAGGCCAACACCGAGAACAAGGCTCTGTTCGACCGCCTCGAGCAGCGCCGCCTCCCGCAGGGCTGGGCCGAGGCGCTGCCCTCGTTCGAGGCCGACGAGAAGGGAATGGCCACCCGCAAGGCCTCGGGCAAGGTACTGGCCGCGCTGGCGCCGGTGCTGCCGGAACTGTGGGGCGGTTCGGCCGACCTCGCCGAATCCAACAACACCACGATGCCCGGTGTGCCCTCCTTCGGTCCGGAGTCGATCTCGACCGGTATGTGGAAAGCGCAGCCCTACGGTCGCACCCTGCACTTCGGCGTGCGCGAACACGCGATGGGTTCGATCCTCAACGGCATCGCCCTGCACGGCCCGACCCGTCCCTACGGCGGCACCTTCCTGGTGTTCTCCGACTACATGCGCCCCGCCGTCCGGCTGGCCGCGCTCATGCGGGTGCCGGCGATCTACGTCTGGACCCACGACTCCATCGGCCTGGGTGAGGACGGTCCCACCCACCAGCCGATCGAACACCTGGCCGCGCTCCGTGCCATCCCCGGCCTGAACGTGGTGCGACCCGGCGACGCCAACGAGACCGTGTACGCCTGGCGCACGATCCTCGAACTCGAAAGCGCCGAGCAGCACTCGCATTTCGTGCCCGCCGACCACCCGCACACCGACGGTCCGTCGGCGCTCGCGCTGACCCGCCAGGACGTGCCGACGCAGGAGGGCACCTCCTACGAGGGCGTCTCGCGCGGTGGTTACATCCTGGCCGAATCCTCCACCGCCACACCGCAGGTGATCCTGATCGCCACCGGTTCCGAACTCCAGCTCGCCGTGGCCGCGCGCACTACCCTGGAGGAGCAGGGCATCGGCACCCGGGTGGTGTCCATGCCGTGCGTGGAATGGTTCGACGCGCAGGATCAGTCCTACCGCGACGAGGTACTGCCCCCGCAGATCACCGCCCGCGTCACGGTCGAGGCCGGTATCGCGATGCCGTGGCACCGCTTCACCGGCAGCGACGGTGAGAACGTCTCGATCGAGCACTTCGGTGCCTCGGCCCCGTACAAGGTCCTGTTCCGCGAGTTCGGCCTGACCGCCGAAGCTGTCGTCGACGCCGCGCAGCGCTCACTCGCCAAGGTGAAGGGATAA
- a CDS encoding heme o synthase: protein MRIGQQPGDAHGSSATALADRVQGSGPLSALTRRVLAYIALTKPRVIELLLVATIPTMLLADRGHVDIRLIVATLFGGWMGAASANTLNCVADADIDKVMKRTSKRPLAREAVPTRNAFVFGVLLGAGSFAWLWWQANLLSGLLVVATILFYVFVYTLGLKRRTSQNVVWGGAAGCMPVLVGWSAVTGTIGWPAVALFAVIFFWTPPHTWALAMRYKDDYRAAGVPMLPVVATERAVTKQIVVYTWLTVLATLALIPATGVVYAAVAIVAGAWFLLMAHQLYSGVRRGASVKPLRLFLQSNNYLAVVFCGLAVDSVLGWHTIGSTLFG, encoded by the coding sequence GTGCGGATTGGGCAACAGCCGGGTGATGCGCATGGTTCCTCCGCGACGGCGCTCGCCGACCGTGTCCAGGGCAGTGGCCCGCTGTCGGCGCTGACCCGCCGGGTGCTCGCCTACATCGCCCTGACCAAGCCGCGCGTCATCGAGCTGCTGCTGGTCGCCACGATTCCGACCATGTTGCTCGCGGACCGCGGCCATGTCGACATCCGGCTCATCGTGGCCACCCTGTTCGGCGGCTGGATGGGCGCGGCCAGCGCCAATACGCTCAACTGTGTCGCCGACGCCGATATCGACAAGGTGATGAAGCGGACGTCCAAACGTCCGCTCGCGCGCGAGGCGGTGCCGACGCGCAACGCCTTCGTCTTCGGCGTGCTCCTGGGCGCGGGCTCGTTCGCCTGGCTGTGGTGGCAGGCGAATCTGCTGTCCGGGCTGCTCGTGGTCGCGACCATCCTGTTCTACGTCTTCGTCTACACCCTGGGCCTCAAGCGACGGACCTCGCAGAACGTGGTGTGGGGCGGTGCGGCCGGATGTATGCCGGTGCTCGTCGGCTGGTCGGCGGTCACCGGGACCATCGGATGGCCCGCGGTCGCGCTGTTCGCCGTCATCTTCTTCTGGACGCCGCCGCACACCTGGGCGCTGGCCATGCGCTACAAGGACGACTACCGCGCCGCCGGGGTGCCGATGCTGCCGGTGGTGGCGACCGAACGCGCGGTCACCAAGCAGATCGTGGTCTACACCTGGTTGACGGTGCTGGCGACCTTGGCCCTGATTCCCGCGACCGGGGTGGTCTATGCCGCCGTGGCCATCGTGGCGGGCGCCTGGTTCCTGCTGATGGCCCATCAGCTCTATTCCGGTGTGCGGCGCGGTGCGTCGGTGAAACCGCTGCGACTGTTCCTGCAGTCGAACAACTACCTGGCCGTCGTGTTCTGCGGGCTGGCCGTGGACTCGGTCCTCGGCTGGCACACCATCGGCTCCACGCTGTTCGGCTGA